A region of the Pempheris klunzingeri isolate RE-2024b chromosome 21, fPemKlu1.hap1, whole genome shotgun sequence genome:
TGTGAGAGAAACTGAGATGCTGTGGCGCCACTCAAAGGTAGGGagtggtttaaaaaaagagttaCTACTCAAAAACTACTCCCAAAAAAATATTAGCACTGACAAACTGAAAGCAAAAGCTTCCGAGCAAGCTTAATTGTAAGTAATTGTAAGATAATCGCAAGTAGAGATGCAGAACAAGAACAATATGGAAGAACACACAAAGATTGACATATATCATACAGTATATGACTGTCTTTACCTTCAGGATGGTCTTGATGTCTTCCTTTGTGCAGCCGTCCAGCTTAGCGACTCTGTGCTCCATCCACTGCTGCACCACAGCCCGGCTCTCTGCAGAGTCACCCAGCAGCTCTGGGCGCTTGGCCTCTTTAACCAGGTGACAGGCGATGGTCACCAGCCCCACCAGTGGAGGACCATTATTATTGTGTAGCACAGGAACCTACATGAAGAGATGACACAggaagagacggagagaaaggaaaaaatgggAATCTTGTTTTATCATATTCAAATTAAGATTAAACACTAAAGCACTTATTTCAACGCATCAGACATCGATAGTTACTTAAACATCATGTTGCCTCAGTTCCAAAAATAAGATGCTTCCTTGATGACTTCATACATTAATTAATGCAACTGTTTGGCTCTGAGGGAGTGTCCATATGTACAGTGGTGTCAAGGTTTCATTTGAGAAAATAGCTAAATGAAGTTGAGTATGTTGGTTAACATTGAGATGACAGAGTTCAATATGGCATCCAACTGTTTACAGTGTTGTTCTTAAAGATAATGATGTTCTAACATTCAGTAAAGCAGACTTGAAGATTGAAGCCATACACTTTTGGTTATGACCATCTCCCTTTAATTAAGTCATCAATACTGATGGTGCAGTTCAGTTTGCAGCGCTACGGTGTAACTTCCTAACAGTGACAGCCCACTCCTCCCCTCACTTTATTTCTATGGACGGGCATGCGCACAGCGTGGAGCTGTTTCTATTGTGCTGAATTGTGGAAATGAGACAGCTGGCATCAAATGCTGCTGCCTGGATTTGCTGTGAGTATCAGGCTAACCGATGAAAAAGATCACTGATTATCAGCTGACAACAGAAGGTAGATATGACACAGAAACTGCCTGTACACTCTACACACATGACTAGCTTGTTAGCATTGGCTAGCTAGCTACTGCGTGCTAATTACAATAGCTTACAGGCTTCCTGTTCAATGAAATAGCGGTTTAAAGCCAACAGTGGACGCCACAAAGATGTGCGGTCATGTCACCTTTTTATCTCCCTGTGTACTGTACTTGTTCGGCTTTTTCAATCCTAAATATTTCTCCAGCGATGATAGCTCCCGTAACGCCATGTTTCTGGATGTCGGAGGGGCGGTGCAGTGTGCGTGGAATCTGATTGGGTGAAAGTCTCAACTCCCGCCCACGACAGTTTGACCGACTGTAGTGTTGaccaataaaaacagagaatgCCGCTCTTTCGTTCTATTGCATCAGTGAATGACCCTataccaataaaataaaataaattaaaagaaaataaaggacAGTGAAACTGTACACGGATTAAATCAAAATACCAAATTATGttattcattctttctttcttttcattttattagttaaaaaaataagGACTAGTGACCAAATGTTTCATGTTAGGATGGTGTTAGTTCACATTTTATGAATGAGAGAAAGCAGAAATATGCATTTTTACCTTAGGTTTAAGCTAAAGcaaaaatcaaataaactgCAAACAGATTATGCTGTTTGTCTATTCCAAGGCTAAAAAAACTAAGTAAGCACAGCacataactatatatatatatatatatatatatatatatata
Encoded here:
- the eef1e1 gene encoding eukaryotic translation elongation factor 1 epsilon-1, with the translated sequence MALRELSSLEKYLGLKKPNKYSTQGDKKVPVLHNNNGPPLVGLVTIACHLVKEAKRPELLGDSAESRAVVQQWMEHRVAKLDGCTKEDIKTILKDLNLYLQDKVYLAGNRFTLADTFMYYGIHPLVVDLAVQEKELYVNVTRWFDHIQHYPGLRHHLPPVAVLRNRIYTSRHH